One window of Entelurus aequoreus isolate RoL-2023_Sb linkage group LG06, RoL_Eaeq_v1.1, whole genome shotgun sequence genomic DNA carries:
- the LOC133651976 gene encoding E3 SUMO-protein ligase ZBED1-like: MKTEERHFAEACAEQFQTVACKWEIERKVTTIGTDSARNMIAAARILPYEHMPCIAHVIQRSITVSLADSGFVPALAKCRKIVGHFKHSPANLTELNAEQVKLGQQQEPLIQDVPTRWNSTLEMVKRIIPNQAAIKATLDQQQHNLVMLTPAEWDKLQRLETLLEPCRYVTQILGGEAYVSCSVVLPALCHLHRVMDTSDEDPAYMIRFKTKFKDDLGSRQEHTNNAWLKIATALDPRFKDLKSVPKADREEVWTKLGGLLRESPGRPSHTTEDGPPKKKMNLLLQLGSDSESDEEVQPDRALHRYRAEPTIEMTDCPLQWWSSHAGAHDKLAPLARKYLATPASSVPCERLFSLAGHIVQKKRSALLSENVDKLVCLSNWLKDE; the protein is encoded by the exons atgaaaacggaagaacgccactttgcagaggcatgtgcagaacagtttcaaactgtggcatgcaagtgggaaattgaaagaaaagttacaaccattgggactgacagtgcacgcaatatgattgctgcggctcgtattctaccatacgagcatatgccctgtatcgcgcacgtcatacagagaagcatcactgtgagtctcgctgacagcggatttgttcctgcattagccaagtgtcgcaagattgtgggacattttaaacacagcccggcaaacttaacggagctgaatgcagagcaggtgaaactcggacagcagcaggagccactgatccaagacgttccaacgcggtggaattccacacttgaaatggtcaaacgcatcatccccaatcaagcagcaataaaagcaaccctggatcaacagcagcataatctcgtcatgctgacgccagcagaatgggataaactccagagactggagacccttctagagccctgccg gtatgtgactcagatcctgggtggggaggcctacgtctcctgctcagtggtactacctgccctctgccacttacaccgtgtaatggatacttctgatgaggaccctgcatacatgattagatttaagaccaaattcaaagacgacctaggctcccgccaagaacacaccaacaatgcatggctcaagattgcaaccgcactggacccacgttttaaggacttgaaaagtgtgcccaaggcagacagagaggaggtgtggaccaaacttggaggccttctgcgtgaatcacctggaagaccttcacacactactgaagatgggccacccaagaagaaaatgaaccttcttctacagctgggctcagattcagaatcagatgaagaggtacagcctgacagagccttacacaggtacagagcagagcccaccattgaaatgacggactgtcccttgcagtggtggtcatctcatgcaggagcccatgacaagctggctccgttggctcggaaatatctagccactcctgcatcctcagttccctgtgaaagactcttctcacttgccggtcacattgtgcaaaagaagcggtcagctttactctcagaaaatgtggacaaattggtttgcctcagtaactggctaaaggatgaatag